The window GTCTTCGGCGCCGCGGGGGACGCGGTGCCCGGCGGGCCGGACCCGCAGGAACACGAACCGGGAGCTCAGGGCGCCTTTGCTGCCTTCGCGCCAGGTGATGGTGAGCGCGGCCTCACGGCCGGCGGCGGCCACGTGCCGGGCCAGGCTGAGCGGTTCGTCGGTATAGACGGGCGTGGCGGCCGGTGGCCGGCCGCATCGGCCCGTGCCGGACCATTCCCGCGGGACGGGGGCCGCCTCGCTGGTGTGGGCCAGGGCCTCGCTTTTGAGTTGCACGTTGTAGGCGATGTTCCGCTCGTCGAGCGCGGCCCGGAACTGGCTGTTGTCGCCGTAGCCGGCGTCGGCGACCAGCACCGGTGGCCGCAGCCCGTGTTCGGCGAGTTCGTCCAGCATCTCGACGGCCAGCATCCACTTCGGACGGTGGCCTTCGTTCTCGGGTATGCCGCACCGGTTCCGGCGCGCCCTGGCGGCCTCGGTGACCGCCTCCACGTCCACCTCGGTCCCGGCGCTAACCTGCTCGCCTGCCGGCGCGGCTCGTGGTGCGTTCCTCAGCGTCTTGCGACGGTTGGCTTTGGCTGCCTTGACCGCCGCCGGGCCTGCTTTGGTGGTGTCCCATGACTCCGGCAGGAACAGCCGCCAGCCCAGCGGGCAGGAGGCGGTATCGGTGACCGCGTGCACACTGACCCCGATCTGGCAGTTGGCGACTTTGCCCAAGGTCCCGGAGTACTGCCGGGCCACGCCCGGTGAACTCGTGCCGTCCTTGGGGAAGCCGCTGTCGTCGACCGCCCAGGCGACCGGATCGACAGCCTCCACCGCTCGCTGGGCCAGCCGTGCTCGCACCGTGTCGGTGTCCCAGGTCGAGGTGGTCAGGAACTGTTGCAGTCCTTGATGATCCACTCCCAGGCGTTCCGCCATCGGCTGCATCGACTTACGTCGCCCGTCCAGCAACAGTCCCCGCAGATACGTCTCGCCCTTGGCCCGCTGATCCGACCGGGCCAAGGGAGCGAACACCTCCGCCGCGAAGGCCTCAAGACGTTGCCGGACATGGACAAGCTCGTCGGGAGTCACCGGGGCATGAAATCATCCAGCCTGCTTCACGTCCCCACGACACGCCAAGACCTAACAAAGTACTACTAGCGCTTGACGCCGACGATCCCGGCCACGCACTTCGCCGAATTCGACAGGGGCGTGAGCCGGGGACCGTCCGGCCACCACTCGTCGCACACCGCCAGGCCGGGCGCGGACGTCGCGTTCGGCGGCAGGAACTCCAGTCCCGGCAGCATGGCTTCGATCTCCACGCGGGTGCGGAACCGGCCGGCGCCCAGCGGGCCCTGGACCAGGATCTGCTCGATGCGCTTGGCGATCGCGGTCAGCTCCGGCACCTCGGGGTCGAAGAAGTGCGACAGCACCACGTACGAACCCGGGGCCAGCGCGTCGATGTACTCGCGCATGACGTCGACCGCGCCGTCGCCCTCGAAGTGGTGCATCGTGCCGACGTGCAGCAGCGCGACCGGCTCCGAGAAGTCGATGTGGCCGCGCACCTCGTCGTTGCCGAGCACCGCTTCCGGCTGGAAGATGTCCGCTTCGACCATGTGCGTGAAGTCGTTCTCCACGAGCAGCGCGCGGCCGTGCGCGAGGACCACCGGGTCGTTGTCGACGTAGACGACGGTGTGGTCCTTGTCGATGCGCTGGACGATCTGGTGCGTGTTCTCCGCCGTCGGCAGCCCGGACCCGCAGTCGAGGAACTGCCGGATCTTGGTCTGGCTCGCCAGCATCCGCAGCGCGCGGTTGTGGAATCCGCGGTTGCCGCGGGCGATGTCGACCGCCTCCGGCACGGCCGCGCGGATCTTCTCCATCACGACGCGGTCGACTTCGTAGTAGTTGTTGCCGCCGAGGAAGCCGTCGTAGATCCGCGCGATGCTCGGCCGGTCGGGGTCGACTCCCACCGGCTTCTGGCTCGGGGACAGCGTCTCGGACATGGCGACCTCGCAGGACTTCGGCGGGAAGCGGTGCGCCACCCAGCGTAGTAGTCCGCGTCCGCGCGGTGAACGCGAGGTCAGCCGCTGGGACGAAGTCGCTGGTCAGGGATGTCGTCGCGGGCGCGCTCGGCGCGTTCGCGGCGCAGCCGGGCGAGGTGCTGCTCGATCCGCCGGTCGAGGTCGCGTGCGGCCTCGGACAGTTCCGTCAGGTCGCGACGGGACGCCGGGTGGCCGACGGCCCCCGTGTCCACTTCGTCCCCTGCCCTGTCCACTGCCGGCACCTCCCGGGTCGGATCGGCTCTGACTGCGTCAAAGCGTTACTGCCCCAAGCGGCCTACGCCAAAACAACCGGAGCACTGAGCCCGGCAAGCCGGGTGCCGCCGTCCGGTGGATCGGGCGCGAAATCCCTGGTGCCAATTTTGACCAAGTGGTAGAAATTCAGCGGAACCCCATGACTCCAGGAGCCGGTGATGAGCGAGCTTTCCGTGCAGCTGTACTCGGTCCGCGACGCCTTCGCGGCCGACCCCGACGGCACCCTGCGGCGGCTCGCCGCGATCGGCTTCACGCGGGTCGAGCCGTACGGCGTCGTCGAAAACGTCGAAGCGCTGCGGGCCGGCCTGCCGTCGAACGGGCTGACCGCCCCGACCGCGCACGCCCGCCTGATCGGCGCCGACCAGGCGGCCGTCTTCGCCGCCGCGGCCGAGCTGGGCATCGGCCTGGTCATCGACCCGCTCGTCAAGCCGGAGCAGTGGCAGGACCCGGCCGACATCGCGGCCACGGCGGACGCGCTCAACGCCGCCGCCAAGGTCGCGGCCGAGCACGGTGTCGGAGTCGGCTACCACAACCACTGGTGGGAGCTGGAATCGCGGATCGACGGCCGCAGCGCCTTCGAGGTGTTCGCCGACCAGCTCGACCCGGCCGTCGCGCTGGAGGTCGACACGTACTGGGCGACCGCGGGCGGCGAGGACGCGCCCGCGCTGCTGCGCCGGCTCGGCGACCGCGTCCGCGCGATCCACGTCAAGGACGGCGGCCTGGCCACCGACGCCACCGGCCAGGTGCCCGCCGGGCAGGGCCGGGTGCCGGTCGCCGACGTGCTGGCCGCCGCGCCGGACGCGCTGCGCGTGGTCGAGTTCGACGCCTACGACGGTGACCTCTTCGAGGCCATCGCCGCCGGCCACGCCTACCTGACCGGCGCCGGCCGGTGACCG of the Amycolatopsis sp. NBC_01488 genome contains:
- a CDS encoding SAM-dependent methyltransferase; its protein translation is MSETLSPSQKPVGVDPDRPSIARIYDGFLGGNNYYEVDRVVMEKIRAAVPEAVDIARGNRGFHNRALRMLASQTKIRQFLDCGSGLPTAENTHQIVQRIDKDHTVVYVDNDPVVLAHGRALLVENDFTHMVEADIFQPEAVLGNDEVRGHIDFSEPVALLHVGTMHHFEGDGAVDVMREYIDALAPGSYVVLSHFFDPEVPELTAIAKRIEQILVQGPLGAGRFRTRVEIEAMLPGLEFLPPNATSAPGLAVCDEWWPDGPRLTPLSNSAKCVAGIVGVKR
- a CDS encoding IS701 family transposase, translated to MTPDELVHVRQRLEAFAAEVFAPLARSDQRAKGETYLRGLLLDGRRKSMQPMAERLGVDHQGLQQFLTTSTWDTDTVRARLAQRAVEAVDPVAWAVDDSGFPKDGTSSPGVARQYSGTLGKVANCQIGVSVHAVTDTASCPLGWRLFLPESWDTTKAGPAAVKAAKANRRKTLRNAPRAAPAGEQVSAGTEVDVEAVTEAARARRNRCGIPENEGHRPKWMLAVEMLDELAEHGLRPPVLVADAGYGDNSQFRAALDERNIAYNVQLKSEALAHTSEAAPVPREWSGTGRCGRPPAATPVYTDEPLSLARHVAAAGREAALTITWREGSKGALSSRFVFLRVRPAGHRVPRGAEDGALPERWLIAEWPDDEPEPVTYWLSSLPATTSAADLVRYAKIRWRIEHDYRELKTGLGLDHFEGRSWQGWHRHVTLVTAAHLFLTLLRGDPKAAAPA
- a CDS encoding sugar phosphate isomerase/epimerase family protein; this encodes MSELSVQLYSVRDAFAADPDGTLRRLAAIGFTRVEPYGVVENVEALRAGLPSNGLTAPTAHARLIGADQAAVFAAAAELGIGLVIDPLVKPEQWQDPADIAATADALNAAAKVAAEHGVGVGYHNHWWELESRIDGRSAFEVFADQLDPAVALEVDTYWATAGGEDAPALLRRLGDRVRAIHVKDGGLATDATGQVPAGQGRVPVADVLAAAPDALRVVEFDAYDGDLFEAIAAGHAYLTGAGR